The Lathyrus oleraceus cultivar Zhongwan6 chromosome 5, CAAS_Psat_ZW6_1.0, whole genome shotgun sequence genome includes the window TATAGGAACCATTGAAATGGAGTATTCAAGTATCATATGTTGCTTTATTTATGACAATCATAGGGTCTAATTGATCGTATCATACTCTAGTTATAGTTAATAATGCTGATGATGAAAATTGGAATAGGAAGCTATTGTGGTTGTGTGGTTGAGATTATACTAGTTTTGTCATCAAATTTAGACTTAGACAaattgacttatttgagtttatCTACTGGTATAAACTATGAATGAAGCACAGACACCACCAAAAACACAACTCCTACTCTGACACATCGACACCGATGCTaatttaagaaaaataaaaaaattaaacaTAATCACAATTGTCTTATCAGAGAAGTGTCTGTGTCAGTTTGAGACACCTACACTCACACAGACACACCTTTTATTAGAGGTGATACATGTTGAAAATATCACACCTTTTATTAGAGGTGATACATGTTGAAAATATAGCAAGTGTGACACATTGGTTGAAAATGTGGAGACTTGATATAAGCACCTGGAAGATTGTTTGGGTGAAGTTATGTGTGcctcctttttttttttttttttttttttttaacttttgGTGTCTTTGAAATTTACCAATTGTTTATTTCTATTCTGGAATCTGGATGTTGTGGCAGCATTCCCTGACTCAAAAGTCTGTCTCTTGTTGAACAGAAACTTGCTCCCGTGCTTAGATTGAAGGACAAATGGTGTCAAAGATTCCTTCAGCACAAAGGATTGAATTATCTTCAATTCTCAAGTGATGGTTTGACTTCCACATGTTCAACTAGTTTCTCTTTCTTTAATGGGGAAAGACCTGAAGCCCACTTTGGAAATGCTGACTCGAATATGTCTCGAAAAAATCCATTTAGTGGAAGGAAGTTGACAAATATTCTCCTTGCTGCCAATGTTTTGTGAGTATGAACATATTCACTTCATTGGTGTATTAAGTTTGCGACCTCTTATAGTTTGGCTCCTCTAAAGTGAGAAAATCTAGTTTTTTTCAATGAACTCATTATATGTTATGATGTACTTGCAATTCTCACTTTACTCTCTAAAATGAGTTGCCTTCTTTAGAGGAGTCGGATTCGACTCCTATTGTATGCATATTGGCAGAAGTCTGGAAGTTCTAACTCTCTGTACTGCCATTTTTCTATCTTTATTTTACTCTTTCTAGTTTTCTTAGCTGATGTTACCGCTATTTGTAAATTTAGTTACCACTTGGTGAGAGGGCTTATTGATTATACTATCATTTCTTAATTGTTTACAGAGTTTATTTTGCGCAATTTGCAACCCAAGGTAGCCTTTTGTTGTGGGGAGCAAAGGTAAGATTTCAATTAAGAATCTGATCTAGATGTGTTAAATTTTGTGGATCATTCATTACATGTTAGTTGTGCATGTTACTAGATAAACAGTCTCATTGACAAAGGACAACTTTGGAGACTTGTTACGTCTTCCTTTCTGCATGCAAACATTGGACACCTTATGGTAGGGTTTGAATTTAGCTGTTTGAAGTTTGTTCTATTATGCCTGGTTTAATTTGCTATTAAAACTTACTAAAAATTCTCTGCAGGTAAATTGTTATTCCCTAAATTCAGTCGGTCCAACTGTGGAGAGCTTCAGTGGTCCTCGCAGATATCTTGCAGTTTACTTTGCCTCTTCAATTGCAAGTAACCACTTGTTTTCTTCCTACAATAGCCAATGAAGGTGCTTACCTCCAAAGTATTCTAATTCTGTAATTTCTAGAAAATCAGGTGCAGCTATGAGTTATCGGTTCTGCAAAATGCCTGCAGTAGGTGCATCAGGAGCAATTTTTGGACTAGTGAGTTCTTTTCATATTTCATTTGTCACAGCTTTGCTTCATCATCTGTTATATGTACTTTTATCATAATTAGTCATTCTTCGTAAATCATAAAGTACATCGTCTGAGATGTTGGTCTTTTTCCTTCACTCTTTATTTCTAACGAGCTGCAATGGTTCAGGTTGGATCGATTGCGGTCTTTGTTTTAAGGCACAAAGACCTTGTAGGAGGTGGTAGAAAAGACCTGCAGCACATTGCACAAGTAATTGCCCTCAACATGGTAAAGGTCTCATTCCCTGTGTCACTTCTGCTTTTAACTTAAATCATCACTGTATCAATGTGATTTATAGAGAGGTTACTGTTTTTCTTTCCCGTCACTGTGTTCTAACGGGGCAAGCATTTCCGGTGCAGGTCATTGGGTTATCATCAAATGGCATAGACAACTGGGGACATGTAAGTGTAGGAGTTATTCTCCATGAATTTTTTAATGCTCTTATATTTCATTTTCTCAGTTCCTTTGTTTAGTAGAAGTCACTGGCTATACAACGTAACCTATTTTCGCGCTTGTTACAAAACCAATGTAACCTTGTGCATAGTTTCTTTTCTATTGCTAGTGCTTCCTTTAACATAAACTTTTTCAGTTAGGAGGCTTGATTGGTGGAATTGCTGCA containing:
- the LOC127086410 gene encoding RHOMBOID-like protein 10, chloroplastic isoform X1 — protein: MKLIAHHSRIKKMLVPQPFLSPVCKVGPYPLDIISTAASLHFSHRLSHHLRLEFLLRSCFKKLAPVLRLKDKWCQRFLQHKGLNYLQFSSDGLTSTCSTSFSFFNGERPEAHFGNADSNMSRKNPFSGRKLTNILLAANVLVYFAQFATQGSLLLWGAKINSLIDKGQLWRLVTSSFLHANIGHLMVNCYSLNSVGPTVESFSGPRRYLAVYFASSIASAAMSYRFCKMPAVGASGAIFGLVGSIAVFVLRHKDLVGGGRKDLQHIAQVIALNMVIGLSSNGIDNWGHLGGLIGGIAASWFIGPAWKHESTTIGGRRLFIDKAPMYNLLKITRPKQWK
- the LOC127086410 gene encoding RHOMBOID-like protein 10, chloroplastic isoform X2 is translated as MFCEVYFAQFATQGSLLLWGAKINSLIDKGQLWRLVTSSFLHANIGHLMVNCYSLNSVGPTVESFSGPRRYLAVYFASSIASAAMSYRFCKMPAVGASGAIFGLVGSIAVFVLRHKDLVGGGRKDLQHIAQVIALNMVIGLSSNGIDNWGHLGGLIGGIAASWFIGPAWKHESTTIGGRRLFIDKAPMYNLLKITRPKQWK